Genomic segment of Plasmodium vinckei vinckei genome assembly, chromosome: PVVCY_10:
aatattgccacatttaatatatacaaacgAATTAGATGAAAGTATTATAACttataagaaatattttatgtgaCCCCTTTCATATTAATGGATATGCCCCCTTTTTTGGTGTATATTTAGACATAATCTTGTAATTAAACATACGAGGGTGtcacatatatttaatcaGGATTTACAGGCCataaatattgtaaaatgataaaaaactAAACTACGTGTATCCCGAACCCTAACTCAAAACGCAGATTCAGTTAGCAAACAATAACCCATAATAGATAACCTTGACCCATAATGCAAATGATCCCTAACCCTCGAACCCTAATAcccaatataaataaaattcaaCAAATcgacattatatatacgcaataaaaaattataaaagcGTTTTTCATAATGTctaaaaaatcatatattaataaaaaattatatatataaaattatttcatttcgataaaaattttacattttttttttatttcattattttatatagttgttaaaattttaatttatattaatagaaattgttttttatacttttatttattttcgataaatatataatattaaatatcaTTCATCAATTAATAAGATTTATGGTtgatacatattatattttaaaaccgttaaaatatcatattatgatatatataatttaaataacaCTAAGTTTTccatgtaaaaaaatggcataaaaatatataatatagcagtatttttttcttaaatataataaaaacggTTTTTcgtattttcatttaatttttaattaaattaatttatataaaaacaaaaatataataattttttaattataaaaaatattttataaaactataattaaaatttaatagaaTTAATCTTGttcaaatattaaaacataataattaaacattatttttatgtaataattatatatgctttttatttttttttaatgttttgTAATTCTCTCAAAATGTTTGCATAagtctatatatatgttatgtTGTAATATTAACTTCAggttattaaaatatatatattgttttttattttgttactagtatatatatataagtcATTGCATTTGAAGTGAATATCCATATAATAGAATCACGTAatcttatatttaaattgttaataacacaaaataagttttatatatgtataatttcAAATAAGTAATATTGAAGATGAAGGTAATGTCAGTAGCCCTATTTTccttaataatatttaatattgttttaGCAAAAAATACTTCTGATTCAGGGCCCACCACGAATTCCGTAATATAAGAAAACACGACAAAAATACATCATATTGTATTATATGTCTGTACTAAttgatttaattaattttgtacaaaaatataataataaattaacataaaaatatctgatattttttttatttttttatttttttagttttcattattggaagaaaatacaaaaaaaaccCATAAGACGACAGAAGAATCAGTTAATGTTAAAGGTAAGAGACCATATAAAAAAGCCTATGAAGAAAACCATGAAGAAAACTATGGAGAAAACTATGAAGAAAACTATGAAGAAAACTATGAAGATATGGTAAAGGATATTTTTATGCCTCTTGAGGACAGTTATCAATACAGCCGAAATAATTCACATAAACAAGATGACGTCCCCCCTCAAGTATCTAATGGGcctaaaaaacaaaaatttacagaaaaaacaaaattaaatacaaaaataaaaacaaaatccAAACCAATAGTTCGTTATTCTACGTAAGAAAAtacaacaatatatatattacatatttcattatgaaaatattaaatacatACCTGTGCAATaatgttataatataaatacaatatctttatttttgtatgcatttaaaatttgttcatttttatcaattataGTCCAgaagaaatatatgaaaaaaacgaGAAATTATTATGCATCAATCCCACCGAAATAGCAAATGCAGTCAAACTTATGAACGAAGCTATAAAACATTTAGAATATCATGCTACAGATATTGATAATTATGAAACTTGGATAACAaataattgtaaatatatgtttttttataaaaaaaaaacataaaggTCATACAGATGTTGAAAAAATTCAATATACAGTTTATGGTTCCAATAAGGTATCAATTAACGAACACCATTAAAAGTTATAAaccatattaaaatttaaaaattattataatttatatacatatatctCTCTTTGTTTCCATTAGTATAATGAagtaataaacaaattatggGATCCCGATCAGGccaaatttttaaatacaatCTCTGTTAAAAGTAtacaaaacataaataaatagtcaaattaacatattatatgatattatttattgtttcCCATATCTTCAAATTcatgatatattaatttcatCTAtgcaattttataatattgttttttagGAAAAATTGTCCGTGTGTACAATCCAAATttagtaataatacaaCAACGTTACAAAAAAGATTCTATGGAGCGCGaggaatatttttatgctttAGTCAAAAAAGCTCAAGTAAGGAAACCTTTCCTCTTCTGTTTCATTATAAATAGTATTTCTCATATTATTcacaatattttatgcaatatatttttattaattttgcaGATATCAAAAGACACAACTATAATTGTGATGACTTCtgcaaatataaatgatcaTAATCTTTCgggtaaaaaatataaaaacacaATAATAGAAAGCGCAAATTTATTCACAACTGACATTGATTCTGAAGATGACATTAGAAGTgggaaattaaaaaaaacatttgtTAACATAGCTGGGAGCCTCATTCAAAATAAATCCGAGCATGTTAATGTTACCTATGTCGAATCTGTAAGcgatatacaaattttaatagcataataatttatttcaacgtttgttaaaaaaatatagatttaaataaatgtacataattatatatatgctataattttcaagatatttaaacattatatgtattcatttatttgtttttttcttagATTAATGGGCATGCTCGCTTTTAACAAAAATGCATTATTGGAAAAGCTTTAGATTATTTGTTCCTTCacatataaacatatacatatatatatttttcagcACCATAATATTAGAAAATTTAAGTTAATAAAACGATTTATTTCCATGCATAATGGTTgctttaaattattaccataaattgtttttttgttttaataatgttttttttgtatattatttgtttattccTTTTAACAATAGAATGTATCTATATGcattaattttatgaatattacaaatataattgttattatttatgaatatattttatttatgataTTCCTTTCATTTAATGTTTATACCCTTTTTTAGTTGCATATTTAGACATAATCTCGAGATAAAACATACGGGAAtggtaaatatattttatcaatatttacagacacaaaatattatcaaactataaaaaattatattataatatactcCAAACCCTAACTCAAAACCCAGATAGAGTGAACAAAACAATAACTCATAATGCATAACCTTGACCCATAAAACATAAACACCTCGATAtcgataaaattataattaaaaaataaaaaaatattttttgtataaagattccatgatttattttacaaactCTATgcttcattattttttttcatatatttttttttttatttattatatatattatttatttttctacatATAAACGTAATCTTATAATTCCCattaattttcaaaaaatatatatcaatacTATTAGCATACACAATTTTTATCGCCTtagaaattatattaaaaaaatataatatagtaaaattttgattatagcgataaaaaattatataaaatgtgagTTATCATaatgtaaattttattataatattttatcacGAATTggcaaatattattattgtgcCGTTGcactataaataaaacgGATATACAACTGTTGTAATTTTGGGATTAAGTCagattattttgatatttaaaaatataaaaaatatatattaaattcaaaataaacaacatatttattttttaatataatttattaatattgtatCCTTCCTTCATAATCGTTCTTTCACTAATGCatcaataattatattcaaataatatttatcaaGTGTTGCATTCAAACTTATCTTTgaatattaatttgtttaaaatattaatttttataattttctcgAAAATACTTTTCTTCGATTTTaattacatttatataatttaaaaaaaataataatatattttttactttttatttgtcAAATTCAAAAATGGATAAAATGTACATGAAAACagttttttctattttagCCTTGTTCACATATATGAGCAATAAGGCTCTTGGAAGCGAGCCTATTCcaaatgaatttattttagcTAATGATATGtaagaaaataaacaatatgcataataatttatacacTACATGTGCcattatgataattttatatgcatacttgtgcaaatatataatgcataATGCTTGAGAAGCCAAAAAACCATCttataaattcatttattattttttttacaattttaaaatagtaCTTATCCTGTTGTATATGATTCgaatgaaatatatgaacaaaataagcATCTTTTATGTACAAATGCTGAAGAAATTTATCATGCGGCAGAAATTATGGATGACGCTctagaaaaattatattattatgctGAAAATGAATACGTTtacaatttatataaagaatacAATAGAGATGCAcatttacattttaataattatatagcTCATGAAGGGATTGGAAAATTTGATATTAGAATCAGACATCCTGATGCGGTATGAATTAACgaaaatcattttttaagttataaaattaagttaaaataagtatatatatacaccttttttttcttgtcTTTAGTATGATGAGatagtaaatattttatgggACCCCAATGGtgcaaaaaaatacaatccTGACTTTGTTAGcggtatataaaaaataattaattaattgaATATAGTTTATCATTATGTGTATTccttgttttattataaatcctctatattatttctatttgccattttgttaattttcataatattttaatttccatggttcaaaattataattttttttaggaAAAGTTATCCATGCATACAAtccaaatttattaatgatACAACAACGTTACAAAAACGGTTTTATGAACCCTCATAAATATCTTTATGCTTTATCCgcaaaatataaagtaaggataattttgttttcttcTATCCATCtataaatcatatttttcatattattgaactacaatttgtaaaatataatttttctcaTTTTGTAGCTATCCGAAACTAGAACTATAATTGTCATGTCTACAGTAAATGTAAATGATCGTAATAgaaaagatgaaaaaatatatgtaaactCTATCGTAAAAAGTGCGGATTTGTTCAAAGCTAACGTTGATTCTGAAGAGGATATTAGAAATggagaattaaaaaaattgtttgttCAATTATCCGGATATCtcattacaaaaaaaaaagactacgttgaaattaataatgttGACTCTGTAagcaatataaaaatatacaatattctataaatgtgcatatttataatatttcctACTCATTCCCAATAAattgaaataatttattttatatatttatctgtTTTACGTTTTTTTCATAGATGAATGATAATGATTCCGATAACGCCCCCGAATCGCATaaattatcaaataaattaaaaagaatgGAAAGCCTTCTGGAATTAAACGATTACAttagtaataaatatacatagtTTCACAAAATAAGTTTTATTGGATATGTGATTTAATGaatgtattaatataacaaatttgttttcatggattatttctattttaaattatcaccataaaacatatttttccatttttaacaaagttctttttatatataaatggtTTATCCATTTTAATACAAGATACATCTATATGTATGTAATTTCATAAACAATCAAATATAAGTGATAATTCATCAATATTGTTCTGTATGATTGTCCTCTATGTTAATGTTTGTCgcaaaaatgtaataagcATCTGCATTTTGCACTAGTTTCATTTTcgttattttaattattccCATATACCACACATTTATGTTTAAAATTTGATGTTTtcaaacatataaatatcataAGTATATCAATCATTATCctcaaattaatatattaatagatATTTCctctttaatatttttatttgcgTTCTTAAATGTTGTCTTTGAAAACGATTACCAAATGcaaacaataaatattaatatgaaaacgttaaaatatgtattttttagcCGTTCATATGTTAGtaatgtttttattcttagaattatatatatatataattggaATTGAAAATTAAGAGAATCAGTTAAACAAcatcattttatataaattattaaaatgcatatattcatatcataatattacatataaatatatattttttaattataattatgattttatttacttataataataaaataatttacttatttatcatttttaatatttatattgaaTTTTAAAGTCGACGCCATAGGCATCTGAACTTTGggtattttacaaaaaacataagacattaattaaattaatcaTTCTATTATGTATCGTTTTCTTTTATaggcaaaaaaaaattaacaaaaaaaataaattaataaatggtaCAGGATCTGCCTGCATaagtttgtatatatttagggttcagggttaTATTGAATTATGTTTATCATAACATGGtcattttatgaatatttttatataacaaaacCTCTTATTTGTACGccccatttttttaacttaaattataattccCCCAATATAACTgtaataaacattttatatatgatgtTATAATCGGGGTcattttgaataatttGCATACTCTATAGCATGGGCGAATTAttacacatattttatagtattaatgaaataaatttgtatatattttaatatacaattataaaatgcatatac
This window contains:
- a CDS encoding fam-a protein — protein: MDKMYMKTVFSILALFTYMSNKALGSEPIPNEFILANDITYPVVYDSNEIYEQNKHLLCTNAEEIYHAAEIMDDALEKLYYYAENEYVYNLYKEYNRDAHLHFNNYIAHEGIGKFDIRIRHPDAYDEIVNILWDPNGAKKYNPDFVSGKVIHAYNPNLLMIQQRYKNGFMNPHKYLYALSAKYKLSETRTIIVMSTVNVNDRNRKDEKIYVNSIVKSADLFKANVDSEEDIRNGELKKLFVQLSGYLITKKKDYVEINNVDSMNDNDSDNAPESHKLSNKLKRMESLLELNDYISNKYT
- a CDS encoding fam-a protein, fragment, which translates into the protein MKVMSVALFSLIIFNIVLAKNTSDSGPTTNSFSLLEENTKKTHKTTEESVNVKGKRPYKKAYEENHEENYGENYEENYEENYEDMVKDIFMPLEDSYQYSRNNSHKQDDVPPQVSNGPKKQKFTEKTKLNTKIKTKSKPIVRYSTPEEIYEKNEKLLCINPTEIANAVKLMNEAIKHLEYHATDIDNYETWITNN